A window of the Streptomyces sp. NBC_00250 genome harbors these coding sequences:
- the metH gene encoding methionine synthase, protein MTVVRRSLREEFAKRVVVADGAMGTMLQAADPTMDDFQNLEGCNEILNLTRPDIVASVHDAYFSVGVDCVETNTFGANLAALAEYGIENQVYELSEAGARIARAAADAHTAADGRPRWVLGSMGPGTKLPTLGHVTYEPLREAFQQNAEGLIRGGADALLIETSQDLLQTKAAVIGARRALDWVGVDLPVIVQVTVETTGTMLLGSEIGAALTALEPLGIDMIGLNCATGPAEMAEHLRHLSRHARVPISVMPNAGLPVLTSDGAHYPLSPAELADAQEAFVREYGPALVGGCCGTTPEHLREIVDRVRGAAVLDRRPEPEPGASSLYSHVPFRQDTAYMAIGERTNANGSKKFREAMLDGRWDDCVEMARDQIREGAHMLDLCVDYVGRDGTADMAELAGRFATASTLPIVLDSTEIGVLRAGLEKLGGRAVVNSVNYEDGDGPESRFAQVTALAKEHGAALMALTIDEQGQARSVAHKVAIAERLIEDLTGNWGIRESDILIDTLTFTICTGQEESRRDGIHTIEAIRELKRLHPDVQTTLGLSNISFGLNPAARIVLNSVFLDECVKAGLDSAIVHASKILPIARLEPEQVEVALDLIHDRRREGYDPLQRFLEMFEGATAKSLKAGKTEELLALPLDERLKRRIIDGEKNGLEADLDEALAGRPALEIVNEILLDGMKTVGELFGSGRMQLPFVLQSAEVMKTAVAFLEPHMEKTDADGKGTIVLATVRGDVHDIGKNLVDIILSNNGYNVVNIGIKQPVSAILEAAEEHRADVIGMSGLLVKSTVIMKENLQELNGRGLAGRFPVILGGAALTRAYVEQDLHELYEGEVRYARDAFEGLRLMDALMGVKRGVPGVVLPPLKQRRVPKRETPLLASDVRESEPAGRSDVAADNPVPEPPFLGTRVVKGIQLAEYASWLDETALFKGQWGLKDTETIETEGRPRLRAWLDRLQTDHLLEAAVVHGWFPCVSKGDDLIVLDEDGGERTRFSFPRQQRGRRLCLADFHRSEDSGEIDAVAMQVVTVGSRIGEETAKLFAADAYRDYLELHGLSVQLAEALAEYWHARVRAEWGIAGSSEPASLDGMLRTEYQGCRYSLGYPACPDLEDRAKIAALLRPERIGVELSEEYQLHPEQSTDAIVVHHPEASYFNAGGRR, encoded by the coding sequence ATGACCGTCGTACGGAGGTCCCTGCGGGAGGAGTTCGCGAAGCGGGTCGTGGTGGCCGACGGGGCGATGGGCACGATGCTCCAGGCCGCCGACCCGACGATGGACGACTTCCAGAACCTTGAGGGCTGCAACGAGATCCTCAACCTCACCCGCCCCGACATCGTCGCCTCCGTCCACGACGCCTACTTCTCGGTGGGTGTGGACTGCGTCGAGACCAACACCTTCGGGGCGAACCTGGCCGCGCTCGCCGAGTACGGCATCGAGAACCAGGTGTACGAACTGTCCGAGGCCGGCGCCCGGATCGCCCGCGCCGCGGCGGACGCGCACACGGCCGCCGACGGCCGCCCCCGCTGGGTCCTCGGCTCCATGGGCCCCGGTACGAAGCTGCCGACCCTGGGCCACGTCACGTACGAGCCGTTGCGTGAGGCCTTCCAGCAGAACGCGGAGGGCCTGATCCGGGGCGGCGCGGACGCCCTGCTCATCGAGACCTCGCAGGACCTGCTCCAGACGAAGGCGGCCGTCATCGGCGCCCGCCGGGCCCTGGACTGGGTCGGTGTGGACCTGCCGGTGATCGTGCAGGTCACGGTGGAGACGACGGGCACGATGCTGCTCGGCTCGGAGATCGGGGCGGCGCTCACCGCCCTGGAGCCGCTGGGCATCGACATGATCGGTCTGAACTGCGCCACGGGCCCGGCGGAGATGGCCGAGCACCTGCGGCACCTGTCCCGCCACGCCCGTGTCCCGATCTCGGTCATGCCGAACGCGGGCCTGCCCGTCCTCACCTCCGACGGCGCCCACTATCCCCTGTCGCCGGCCGAACTGGCCGACGCCCAGGAGGCGTTCGTCCGCGAGTACGGCCCCGCGCTGGTCGGCGGCTGCTGCGGTACGACCCCGGAGCACCTGCGGGAGATCGTGGACCGGGTGCGGGGCGCCGCCGTCCTCGACCGGCGCCCCGAGCCGGAGCCGGGCGCGTCCTCGCTCTACAGCCATGTGCCGTTCCGGCAGGACACGGCGTACATGGCGATCGGTGAGCGCACGAACGCCAACGGCTCGAAGAAGTTCCGCGAGGCCATGCTCGACGGCCGCTGGGACGACTGCGTCGAGATGGCGCGGGACCAGATCCGCGAGGGCGCGCACATGCTCGACCTGTGCGTGGACTACGTGGGCCGGGACGGCACCGCGGACATGGCGGAACTGGCCGGCCGCTTCGCGACGGCCTCGACGCTTCCGATCGTCCTCGACTCGACGGAGATCGGGGTGCTGCGGGCGGGTCTGGAGAAGCTCGGCGGCCGGGCGGTCGTCAACTCGGTGAACTACGAGGACGGCGACGGCCCCGAGTCGCGGTTCGCACAGGTCACGGCCCTGGCGAAGGAGCACGGCGCCGCGCTGATGGCGCTGACGATCGACGAGCAGGGCCAGGCCCGCAGCGTCGCGCACAAGGTGGCGATCGCGGAGCGCCTCATCGAGGACCTGACCGGGAACTGGGGGATCAGGGAGTCGGACATCCTGATCGACACCCTCACGTTCACGATCTGCACCGGTCAGGAGGAGTCCCGCAGGGACGGCATCCACACGATCGAGGCGATCAGGGAGCTGAAGCGGCTCCACCCGGACGTCCAGACGACCCTGGGCCTCTCCAACATCTCGTTCGGCCTGAACCCGGCCGCGCGGATCGTCCTCAACTCGGTCTTCCTCGACGAGTGCGTGAAGGCGGGCCTGGACTCGGCCATCGTGCACGCGTCGAAGATCCTGCCGATCGCCCGCCTGGAACCGGAGCAGGTGGAGGTCGCGCTCGACCTGATCCACGACCGGCGCCGGGAGGGCTACGACCCGCTGCAGCGCTTCCTGGAGATGTTCGAGGGCGCGACGGCGAAGTCCCTGAAGGCCGGCAAGACCGAGGAGCTCCTCGCGCTGCCCCTGGACGAGCGCCTGAAGCGCCGGATCATCGACGGCGAGAAGAACGGCCTGGAGGCCGACCTCGATGAGGCCCTCGCCGGGCGTCCCGCCCTGGAGATCGTCAACGAGATCCTGCTCGACGGCATGAAGACGGTCGGCGAGCTGTTCGGCTCCGGTCGGATGCAGCTGCCGTTCGTGCTGCAGTCAGCCGAGGTCATGAAGACGGCGGTGGCGTTTCTCGAACCGCACATGGAGAAGACGGACGCCGACGGCAAGGGCACGATCGTCCTCGCCACCGTCCGCGGCGACGTCCACGACATCGGCAAGAACCTCGTCGACATCATCCTCTCCAACAACGGCTACAACGTCGTCAACATCGGCATCAAGCAGCCGGTCTCCGCGATCCTGGAGGCGGCGGAGGAACACCGGGCGGACGTCATCGGCATGTCCGGCCTGTTGGTGAAATCCACCGTGATCATGAAGGAGAACCTCCAGGAGCTGAACGGCCGCGGCCTGGCCGGGCGCTTCCCCGTGATCCTCGGCGGCGCCGCCCTCACCAGGGCGTACGTCGAGCAGGACCTCCACGAGCTGTACGAGGGCGAGGTGCGGTACGCCCGCGACGCCTTCGAGGGCCTGCGCCTCATGGACGCGCTCATGGGCGTCAAGCGTGGCGTCCCCGGAGTCGTACTCCCGCCGCTCAAGCAGCGGCGCGTGCCGAAACGCGAGACCCCGCTGCTCGCGTCGGACGTCCGGGAGTCGGAGCCGGCCGGCCGCTCCGACGTCGCCGCCGACAACCCCGTACCCGAGCCCCCCTTCCTCGGGACCAGGGTCGTCAAGGGCATCCAGCTCGCCGAGTACGCCTCCTGGCTCGACGAGACCGCCCTCTTCAAGGGGCAGTGGGGCCTCAAGGACACCGAGACCATCGAGACGGAGGGCCGGCCGCGGCTGCGTGCCTGGCTCGACCGCCTCCAGACGGACCACCTCCTCGAAGCAGCCGTCGTCCACGGCTGGTTCCCCTGTGTGTCCAAGGGCGACGACCTGATCGTCCTGGACGAGGACGGAGGCGAGCGGACCCGCTTCTCCTTCCCCCGCCAGCAGCGGGGCCGCCGCCTCTGCCTGGCCGACTTCCACCGCTCCGAGGACTCCGGCGAGATCGACGCCGTCGCGATGCAGGTGGTCACCGTCGGCTCCCGGATCGGCGAGGAGACGGCGAAGCTCTTCGCCGCCGACGCCTACCGGGACTATCTCGAACTCCACGGCCTCTCGGTCCAGTTGGCGGAGGCGCTGGCCGAGTACTGGCACGCGAGGGTGCGCGCCGAATGGGGTATCGCGGGCTCCTCGGAGCCGGCGTCCCTGGACGGCATGCTCCGCACCGAGTACCAGGGCTGCCGCTACTCCCTCGGCTACCCGGCCTGCCCCGACCTGGAGGACCGGGCGAAGATCGCCGCGCTCCTGCGCCCGGAGCGGATCGGGGTGGAGCTGTCGGAGGAGTACCAGCTGCACCCCGAGCAGTCGACGGACGCGATCGTCGTCCACCACCCGGAGGCGAGCTACTTCAACGCGGGAGGCCGCAGGTGA
- a CDS encoding carbohydrate kinase family protein: MCIAVTGSIATDHLMTFPGWFSEQLLADRLDRVSLSFLADNLEVRRGGVAANIAFGLGVLGLRPALVGAVGADFEPYRVWLKDHGVDTDSVRVSESLHTARFVCTTDRAQNQIATFYAGAMAEAREIDLREVVARTGRLELVLVSPDDPEAMLRHTRTCRDLGIPFAADPSQQLARLDGEQVRELVDGARFLFTNEYETALLLEKAGWAEADVLRRVGTWVTTHGEAGVRIRGEGREPLTVPAVEVAAVVDPTGVGDAFRSGFLAGWLWGVPERCAAQLGCAVAATVLDYVGTQEYRLHREPLLDRIRTTYGTVCTATLVTHLRGLS; this comes from the coding sequence ATGTGTATCGCTGTCACGGGATCCATCGCGACCGACCATCTGATGACCTTCCCCGGCTGGTTCAGCGAGCAGCTGCTCGCCGACCGCCTGGACCGGGTCTCCCTGTCGTTCCTCGCCGACAACCTGGAGGTCAGGCGTGGCGGAGTGGCAGCGAACATCGCCTTCGGACTCGGTGTCCTCGGTCTCCGTCCCGCCCTCGTGGGCGCGGTCGGCGCCGACTTCGAGCCGTACCGGGTCTGGCTGAAGGACCACGGTGTGGACACCGACTCGGTGCGCGTCAGCGAGTCGCTCCACACCGCCCGGTTCGTCTGTACGACCGACCGGGCCCAGAACCAGATCGCCACCTTCTACGCGGGGGCGATGGCCGAGGCGCGCGAGATCGACCTCCGCGAGGTCGTGGCGCGCACCGGCCGGCTGGAGCTGGTCCTGGTCTCCCCGGACGACCCCGAGGCCATGCTGCGGCACACCCGCACCTGCCGTGACCTGGGGATTCCCTTCGCCGCCGATCCGTCGCAGCAGTTGGCGCGGCTCGACGGGGAGCAGGTGCGGGAGCTGGTGGACGGGGCGCGGTTCCTGTTCACCAACGAGTACGAGACGGCGCTGCTCCTGGAGAAGGCCGGCTGGGCGGAGGCGGACGTGCTGCGCCGGGTCGGCACGTGGGTGACCACCCACGGTGAGGCGGGCGTCCGCATCCGGGGCGAGGGCCGCGAGCCGCTGACCGTGCCGGCGGTGGAGGTCGCGGCGGTCGTGGACCCGACGGGGGTCGGGGACGCCTTCCGGTCCGGGTTCCTCGCGGGCTGGCTGTGGGGTGTGCCGGAGCGGTGCGCGGCGCAGCTGGGCTGTGCGGTGGCGGCGACGGTCCTCGACTACGTGGGGACGCAGGAGTACCGGCTGCACCGGGAGCCGCTCCTGGACCGGATCAGGACGACGTACGGGACGGTCTGCACGGCGACTCTGGTCACCCATCTCAGGGGGCTCTCATGA
- the metK gene encoding methionine adenosyltransferase: MSRRLFTSESVTEGHPDKIADRISDTILDALLAEDPSSRVAVETLITTGLVHIAGEVTTSAYAPIAKLVREAVLDIGYDSSAKGFDGASCGVSVSIGAQSPDIAQGVDTAYESRVEGAGDELDAQGAGDQGLMFGYACDDTAELMPLPIALAHRLSRRLTEVRKNGTVPYLRPDGKTQVTIEYDGDRPVRLDTVVVSSQHAADISVEGLLTPDVREYVVEHVLKELVEEGVSLESDGYRLLVNPTGRFEVGGPMGDAGLTGRKIIIDTYGGMARHGGGAFSGKDPSKVDRSAAYAMRWVAKNVVAAGLARRCEVQVAYAIGKAEPVGLFVETFGTGTLPDERIQEAVSAVFDLRPAAIIRDLDLKRPIYAKTAAYGHFGRELPEFTWERRDRVQALKKAVGE, translated from the coding sequence ATGAGCCGCCGCCTCTTCACCTCGGAGTCGGTGACCGAGGGACATCCGGACAAGATCGCCGACCGGATCAGCGACACCATCCTCGACGCGCTGCTCGCCGAGGACCCGTCCTCGCGGGTGGCGGTGGAGACCCTGATCACCACGGGTCTCGTGCACATCGCCGGCGAGGTCACCACCTCGGCGTACGCGCCGATAGCGAAGCTGGTGCGCGAGGCCGTCCTCGACATCGGCTACGACTCCTCCGCGAAGGGCTTCGACGGCGCCTCCTGCGGCGTCTCGGTGTCCATCGGCGCCCAGTCGCCGGACATCGCGCAGGGCGTGGACACGGCGTACGAGTCCCGGGTCGAGGGCGCGGGCGACGAGCTCGACGCGCAGGGCGCCGGTGACCAGGGCCTGATGTTCGGATACGCCTGCGACGACACGGCCGAGCTGATGCCGCTGCCGATCGCGCTCGCCCACCGGCTCTCCCGCCGCCTCACCGAGGTCCGCAAGAACGGCACCGTGCCCTACCTGCGGCCCGACGGGAAGACCCAGGTCACCATCGAGTACGACGGGGACCGCCCGGTCCGCCTCGACACGGTGGTCGTCTCCTCGCAGCACGCGGCGGACATCTCCGTCGAGGGCCTGCTCACCCCGGACGTCCGGGAGTACGTCGTCGAGCACGTCCTCAAGGAGCTGGTCGAGGAGGGCGTGAGCCTGGAGTCCGACGGCTACCGGCTCCTGGTGAACCCGACCGGGCGCTTCGAGGTCGGCGGCCCGATGGGCGACGCCGGACTCACCGGCCGGAAGATCATCATCGACACCTACGGCGGGATGGCCCGGCACGGCGGCGGCGCCTTCTCCGGCAAGGACCCGTCGAAGGTGGACCGGTCGGCGGCGTACGCGATGCGCTGGGTCGCGAAGAACGTCGTCGCGGCCGGTCTCGCCCGCCGCTGCGAGGTGCAGGTCGCGTACGCCATCGGCAAGGCCGAGCCGGTCGGTCTCTTCGTCGAGACCTTCGGCACGGGCACCCTGCCGGACGAGCGGATCCAGGAGGCCGTCAGCGCGGTCTTCGACCTGCGGCCGGCGGCGATCATCCGCGACCTGGACCTCAAGCGGCCGATCTACGCGAAGACGGCGGCGTACGGCCACTTCGGCCGCGAGCTCCCCGAGTTCACGTGGGAGCGCAGGGACCGTGTGCAGGCCTTGAAGAAGGCAGTGGGGGAGTAG
- a CDS encoding acyl carrier protein codes for MADGLQTVKNWILERHPERDDIAADLDLIENRLIDSLSFVEFVFLLEQESGTAIQMETLEVESIRTLGAIEQHFFKTPVEAQA; via the coding sequence ATGGCCGACGGCCTGCAGACGGTGAAGAACTGGATCCTCGAGCGTCACCCGGAGCGCGACGACATCGCGGCCGACCTCGACCTGATCGAGAACCGGCTCATCGACTCGCTGTCCTTCGTCGAGTTCGTCTTCCTCCTGGAGCAGGAGAGCGGCACCGCGATCCAGATGGAGACCCTTGAGGTCGAGTCCATCCGCACCCTCGGTGCCATCGAGCAGCACTTCTTCAAGACCCCGGTGGAGGCTCAGGCATGA
- the acpS gene encoding holo-ACP synthase produces MPARPAAPPAGGLGWANLGMDIVSVNRVRRLLAQYGERFFERMLTPGELADCRTSSGLDVLSLCGRIAAKEAAFKTLRVRGRFLPWPDIVVRRSEGGWPLVELHRSAAEMAAESGITEITVSISHDVDYAVAVAAPIIAPATPIH; encoded by the coding sequence GTGCCGGCCCGTCCCGCCGCCCCGCCGGCGGGCGGCCTGGGGTGGGCGAACCTCGGCATGGACATCGTGTCCGTCAACCGTGTCCGCAGGCTCCTCGCCCAGTACGGGGAGCGGTTCTTCGAGCGGATGCTCACCCCCGGCGAGCTCGCCGATTGCCGTACCTCCTCCGGGCTCGACGTGCTGAGCCTGTGCGGGCGGATCGCGGCCAAGGAAGCGGCTTTCAAGACCTTACGGGTCAGGGGCAGGTTCCTGCCCTGGCCGGACATCGTCGTGCGGCGTTCCGAGGGCGGCTGGCCGCTCGTGGAGCTGCACCGTTCGGCCGCCGAGATGGCCGCGGAGTCCGGCATCACCGAGATCACCGTGTCCATCAGCCACGACGTGGACTACGCGGTGGCGGTGGCCGCTCCGATCATCGCGCCCGCCACACCCATCCATTAG
- a CDS encoding diiron oxygenase: MGATAPLPVTDRFMEVLERLSERSVEDYYNPYQTFQWPETLEENRFWMTPELLTVYGTEHYDALGEETLQRLSKWESINFYSLNVHGIRELLIEVVGRIHMPGFEVPSDFFHHFIGEENEHMWFFSEFCRRYGHKIYGSTAMRADAAWEPEVENFLVFTRILFFEELVDHYNSRMAKDTSLCHTIREVNRIHHQDESRHIAFGRELVSLLYGRMCQAVSAERVREVEAYLKRYVVYSVNSLYNPHVYRDAGIPDPLALRNALVADESRRPHERKAIRKPLAFFLKTGIFSDDTLPVV; this comes from the coding sequence ATGGGCGCCACCGCCCCCCTGCCCGTCACCGACCGGTTCATGGAGGTCCTGGAGCGGCTCAGCGAGCGCTCCGTCGAGGACTACTACAACCCGTACCAGACCTTCCAGTGGCCCGAGACGCTGGAGGAGAACCGCTTCTGGATGACCCCGGAGCTGCTCACCGTCTACGGCACCGAGCACTACGACGCCCTCGGTGAGGAAACGCTTCAGCGCCTGTCGAAGTGGGAGTCCATCAACTTCTACAGCCTGAACGTCCACGGCATCCGCGAGCTGCTCATCGAGGTCGTCGGCCGCATCCACATGCCCGGCTTCGAGGTGCCCTCGGACTTCTTCCACCACTTCATCGGTGAGGAGAACGAACACATGTGGTTCTTCTCCGAGTTCTGCCGCCGCTACGGCCACAAGATCTACGGCTCCACCGCCATGCGCGCCGACGCCGCCTGGGAGCCCGAGGTCGAGAACTTCCTCGTCTTCACCCGCATCCTCTTCTTCGAGGAGCTCGTCGACCACTACAACTCCCGGATGGCGAAGGACACTTCGCTCTGCCACACCATCCGCGAGGTCAACCGCATCCACCACCAGGACGAGTCCCGGCACATCGCCTTCGGGCGCGAGCTGGTCTCCCTGCTCTACGGCCGGATGTGCCAGGCCGTCAGCGCCGAGCGGGTCCGCGAGGTGGAGGCGTACCTCAAGCGGTACGTCGTCTACAGCGTCAACTCCCTCTACAACCCCCACGTGTACCGCGACGCCGGCATCCCCGACCCGCTGGCCCTGCGCAACGCGCTGGTCGCCGACGAGAGCCGCCGCCCCCACGAGCGCAAGGCGATCCGCAAGCCCCTCGCCTTCTTCCTGAAGACCGGGATCTTCTCCGACGACACCCTGCCCGTCGTCTGA
- a CDS encoding class I SAM-dependent methyltransferase produces the protein MSAHDFHQRVITDAGAAVRGLTVSLGQRLGLYRALAEQGPLTAAALAEATGTNERYIEEWLHAQLSAGYVERHPSSLTYTLPADHVEVLADPKAVTYAAGFFTALKALYATEDLLVEAYRTGDGVGWAEHDAALDTGMGSFFQPTYEHKLVADWLPALHQVTDKLAAGGTVADVGCGVGHTTLLIAKAFPNATVHGFDYSEEAISIARELAEEAGLSDRVVFEVASADDYPGSGYDLVCFFNALHDMGDPVAAAQHVHKSLDADGTWMLVESNVSPQDIDVQTPAARMFMALSAVMCLPVAVAQRGPHALGNHSGEKAFRGIAEEAGFTRWRRATETPVNAVYEVRP, from the coding sequence ATGAGCGCCCACGACTTCCACCAGCGGGTCATCACCGACGCCGGTGCGGCCGTCCGCGGTCTGACCGTCTCCCTCGGCCAGCGCCTCGGCCTCTACCGGGCCCTCGCCGAGCAGGGCCCGCTCACCGCCGCCGCGCTCGCGGAGGCGACCGGCACGAACGAGCGGTACATCGAGGAGTGGCTGCACGCCCAGCTCTCCGCCGGGTACGTGGAGCGGCACCCCAGCTCCCTCACGTACACGCTGCCCGCCGATCACGTCGAGGTCCTCGCGGACCCGAAGGCCGTCACGTACGCCGCCGGGTTCTTCACCGCCCTGAAGGCGCTGTACGCCACCGAGGACCTGCTGGTGGAGGCGTACCGCACCGGTGACGGCGTCGGCTGGGCCGAGCACGACGCGGCCCTCGACACCGGCATGGGCTCCTTCTTCCAGCCGACGTACGAGCACAAGCTCGTCGCCGACTGGCTGCCCGCCCTCCACCAGGTCACCGACAAGCTCGCCGCCGGCGGCACCGTCGCCGACGTGGGCTGCGGGGTCGGCCACACCACGCTGCTCATCGCGAAGGCCTTCCCGAACGCCACCGTCCACGGCTTCGACTACTCGGAGGAGGCCATCTCCATCGCGCGGGAGCTCGCCGAGGAGGCCGGCCTCTCCGACCGGGTCGTCTTCGAGGTCGCGTCCGCCGACGACTACCCGGGCTCCGGCTACGACCTGGTGTGCTTCTTCAACGCCCTGCACGACATGGGCGACCCGGTCGCCGCCGCCCAGCACGTCCACAAGTCCCTGGACGCGGACGGCACCTGGATGCTCGTCGAGTCGAACGTGTCCCCGCAGGACATCGACGTCCAGACGCCCGCCGCCCGCATGTTCATGGCCCTGTCCGCCGTCATGTGCCTGCCCGTCGCCGTCGCCCAGCGCGGCCCGCACGCGCTCGGCAACCACTCCGGCGAGAAGGCCTTCCGGGGCATCGCGGAGGAGGCCGGCTTCACCCGCTGGCGCCGCGCCACCGAGACCCCGGTGAACGCGGTCTACGAAGTCCGGCCGTAA
- a CDS encoding class I SAM-dependent methyltransferase translates to MEAVSRTAQWTAAARALETEREDRLFADPYARTVADRIGFELLERYAGGGTVPFLAIRTTYLDRAVVQAVEERGIRQVVFLAAGMDTRFFRLPWPDGVTVYELDRPALLEAKAEMLKDEPQPAGRTRITVPVDLTQDWTGPLKEAGWKSEEPVLWVVEGLLFFLPEQAVRTLISTLSAHAAPGSVLLGDVISQAALENPLARGFMKALDEDGNPWLFGTEEPEALLDDCGWAVREVRQPGEEGADFGRWPYPVPARSVPRVPRSFLFTCDLPGTRGFEEAAA, encoded by the coding sequence GTGGAGGCCGTATCCCGCACCGCCCAGTGGACCGCCGCCGCGCGCGCCCTGGAGACCGAGCGCGAGGACCGGCTGTTCGCCGATCCCTACGCGCGCACCGTCGCCGACCGGATCGGCTTCGAACTGCTCGAGCGCTACGCCGGGGGCGGCACCGTGCCGTTCCTCGCCATCCGCACCACCTACCTCGACCGCGCCGTCGTCCAGGCGGTGGAGGAGCGGGGCATCCGCCAGGTCGTCTTCCTCGCCGCCGGCATGGACACCCGTTTCTTCCGGCTGCCCTGGCCCGACGGGGTCACCGTCTACGAGCTCGACCGCCCGGCCCTCCTGGAGGCCAAGGCCGAGATGCTCAAGGACGAGCCGCAGCCGGCCGGCCGCACCCGGATCACCGTCCCGGTCGACCTGACCCAGGACTGGACCGGCCCCCTCAAGGAGGCGGGCTGGAAGAGCGAGGAGCCCGTCCTGTGGGTGGTCGAGGGGCTGCTGTTCTTCCTCCCCGAGCAGGCCGTACGGACCCTCATCTCGACGCTCTCCGCGCACGCCGCGCCCGGCTCCGTGCTGCTCGGCGACGTCATCTCCCAGGCCGCCCTGGAGAACCCGCTCGCCCGCGGCTTCATGAAGGCCCTGGACGAGGACGGCAACCCGTGGCTCTTCGGCACCGAGGAGCCCGAGGCGCTGCTCGACGACTGCGGCTGGGCCGTACGGGAGGTCAGGCAGCCCGGTGAGGAGGGCGCCGACTTCGGGCGCTGGCCCTACCCGGTCCCGGCGCGTTCGGTCCCGCGCGTACCGCGGTCCTTCCTGTTCACCTGCGACCTGCCGGGCACGCGCGGCTTCGAGGAGGCGGCGGCATGA
- a CDS encoding MaoC family dehydratase — protein sequence MRYFEDFRPGDVHELGAVTVTAEEVLEFGRRFDPQPFHTDPARAEQSQFRGLIASGFHTQAMFMRRYVDGLLAYSACMGSPGIDEVRYLRPVRPGDVLTARVEILGSTPSPFNPATGTVKPRCTLVASDGTAVFSMILHSIFRRRPADSEADHLSSMPAAEDPVACARPAKTCVPVMSA from the coding sequence ATGCGCTACTTCGAGGACTTCCGGCCCGGCGACGTCCACGAGCTGGGCGCCGTCACCGTCACGGCGGAGGAGGTGCTGGAGTTCGGCAGGCGCTTCGACCCGCAGCCCTTCCACACGGATCCCGCGCGCGCGGAGCAGTCGCAGTTCCGCGGCCTGATCGCGAGCGGGTTCCACACCCAGGCGATGTTCATGCGCCGCTATGTCGACGGACTGCTCGCCTACAGCGCCTGTATGGGCTCGCCCGGCATCGACGAGGTCCGCTACCTGCGGCCCGTCCGCCCGGGCGACGTCCTCACCGCGCGCGTCGAGATCCTCGGCTCCACCCCGTCGCCGTTCAATCCCGCCACCGGCACCGTCAAACCGCGGTGCACCCTGGTGGCCTCCGACGGGACGGCCGTGTTCAGCATGATCCTGCACAGCATCTTCCGCCGGCGCCCCGCCGACTCCGAGGCCGACCATCTGTCGTCGATGCCCGCGGCCGAGGATCCCGTCGCCTGTGCGCGACCGGCCAAGACCTGTGTCCCGGTCATGAGCGCCTGA